One Cuculus canorus isolate bCucCan1 chromosome 1, bCucCan1.pri, whole genome shotgun sequence DNA segment encodes these proteins:
- the NOBOX gene encoding homeobox protein NOBOX, with amino-acid sequence MWWEVVVFFIFFLVECKDKDTLLNTEHFVVNADAVRGNGTESNVLAAFQSTATKEEVEDTFRTEDRISSVKKVEEGGRCCTLKATGSPSQVSVALDGQLDLGSVCGQLSNFFSDEKAVSPLSLVEFAQEPTVQSGPDEQYESYYSDGFEKEAKKKNRNDGSGIYAEKASSGIPGDTCRQDMCGPATCQSFKYTSANAAAQQSYKMSSVLESGIIHGGTKGKKELLGNPEILLPVRKKSRTFYSAEQLEELEKMFQEDHYPDNEKRKEIAAVVGVTPQRIMVWFQNRRAKWRKSEKLSVKGNKKYPTSSVLSDPIGSDGYGATVPSMPPLLDIARDRSTMLSVDTTAGNYSSLLSGHPAPLASSSSVSSVAGTVGSCEAVQTKVLPQLNFSSKRTECFPDLPSPPPIRRASLSLSLSFSPHSHMVPLMLDTPNSKCSLSGHENGSGEAFTYSIQNQGLRSPVSCNYPEQLESAGNLDTTYCQYSSQGGIYQLPQYSTQHQLSQFQHLPGHLASNMLSSVRLTPTTPTESHAAFLALPGNSGVITCGAAGATQGYVQNHMGTQLLSQQPSGNSGVTVYQAVPWNDFYMQGAPFSNHLCSRMPFPSTAGGQYFTEQISSTQPPCLSSSYFLQVPNRTTMGSMPLIGKQKGVTPPDQSSYQNHETEPELTSLAEREEAESSSKKGDAVVDIKEETND; translated from the exons atgtggtgggaggtggtggtgtttttcatttttttccttgtagaaTGCAAGGACAAGGACACACTACTGAATACTGAGCACTTTGTGGTAAATGCTGATGCTGTCAGGGGGAATGGTACAGAAAGCAATGTGCTAGCTGCATTCCAAAGCACAGCTACAAAGGAAGAAGTTGAGGATACCTTCAGAACAGAAGATAGGATCAGCTCTGTAAAGAAGGTGGAGGAAGGTGGGAGATGCTGCACTCTGAAGGCAACTGGGTCACCCTCCCAAGTCTCAGTGGCCCTTGATGGCCAACTTGACCTTGGCTCAGTGTGTGGGCAGCTGTCGAATTTCTTCAGTGACGAGAAGGCTGTGTCCCCACTTTCTCTGGTTGAATTTGCACAGGAGCCCACAGTTCAGTCAGGGCCAGATGAACAGTATGAAAGCTATTACTCTGATGGGTTTGAAAAggaggcaaagaagaaaaaccgTAATGATGGAAGTGGAATATATGCTGAGAAAGCATCTAGCGGAATCCCTGGAGATACCTGCAGGCAGGATATGTGCGGCCCAGCTACTTGCCAATCATTCAAATACACTTCAGCCaatgctgcagctcagcagtcCTATAAGATGTCTTCTGTCCTGGAATCTGGAATTATCCATGGTGgcaccaagggaaaaaaagagttactTGGGAATCCAGAAATTCTGCTGCCGGTCAGGAAAAAATCACGCACCTTCTATAGTGCAG AGCAGCTAGAAGAGTTGGAGAAGATGTTCCAGGAAGACCACTACCCTGACaatgagaagaggaaggagatcGCTGCTGTGGTTGGTGTAACACCACAGCGTATCATG GTCTGGTTTCAGAATCGCAGAGCAAAGTGGCGAAAATCAGAGAAGCTGAGTGTGAAAGGCAACAAAAAATATCCAACATCATCAGTTCTGTCAGACCCCATTGGGTCAGATGGTTATGG GGCAACTGTTCCATCCATGCCTCCATTGCTTGACATTGCTCGTGACCGGTCTACCATGTTGAGTGTAGACACTACAGCTGGGAACTACTCCAGCCTGCTCAGTGGACATCCTGCACCActtgcctcctcctcctcag TCTCTTCGGTAGCAGGAACGGTGGGATCTTGTGAAGCAGTTCAGACAAAGGTGTTACCACAGCTCAACTTCAGTTCCAAGAGAACAGAGTGCTTCCCTGATCTTCCCAGCCCTCCACCCATCCGCAGAGCCAGCCTatctctcagtctgtccttcaGCCCCCACAGTCATATGGTTCCCTTGATGCTGGACACTCCCAACAGTAAATGCAGCTTGTCCGGTCACGAAAATGGCTCTGGAGAGGCCTTCACTTACAGCATCCAGAATCAAGG CTTGCGTTCACCAGTTTCCTGCAATTATCCTGAGCAGCTGGAGTCAGCAGGCAACCTAGACACCACGTATTGTCAGTACAGCAGCCAGGGTGGAATTTACCAGCTGCCCCAATATTCCACGCAGCACCAGCTCTCCCAGTTCCAACATCTGCCAGGTCACCTGGCCAGCAACATGCTCTCCAGTGTCCGCCTCACTCCCACAACACCCACTGAGTCTCATGCAGCTTTCCTCGCCTTACCTGGTAACAGTGGAGTTATAAcctgtggggcagcaggagccacACAAGGCTACGTACAAAACCACATGGGGACACAGCTCTTGTCACAGCAGCCAAGTGGAAACTCAG GTGTCACTGTCTATCAGGCTGTCCCCTGGAATGATTTCTATATGCAGGGAGCTCCATTCTCCAATCATTTGTGCTCACGAATGCCGTTTCCTAGCACAGCAGGAGGACAGTACTTCACAGAACAGATTTCCTCCACTCAGCCACCTTGCCTATcctcttcatattttcttcaagtGCCTAATAGAACAACAATGGGATCCATGCCACTCattggaaaacaaaagggaGTGACACCACCAGACCAGAGTTCATACCAGAACCATGAAACAGAGCCAGAGTTGACATCGCTCgctgaaagagaggaagcagagagtaGCAGCAAGAAAGGAGACGCTGTTGTTG atattaAGGAAGAAACTAATGACTGA